From a region of the Odoribacter splanchnicus DSM 20712 genome:
- a CDS encoding MBL fold metallo-hydrolase — MKLTILGSGTSQGIPVIACDCPVCRSADPHDKRLRASAMLDIKGKKIIIDAGPDFRYQMLRSQVKDLRAILLTHGHKDHIGGLDDVRAFNWVKQGAVDVYGNEGTREVVYKDFSYAFAAFRYPGVPEINYHVIDDRPFYIDDIQVVPIPVLHYKMPVLGFRIGNFAYITDAKTIPASSMERLKGVEYLVINALRKELHMSHFNLEEALTMIARIQPKSAFLTHIGHQMGLSAEVSKELPVQVKLAYDTLEIEIPDREIFENRS; from the coding sequence ATGAAATTAACTATTCTGGGAAGTGGAACATCACAGGGTATTCCCGTGATTGCTTGTGATTGTCCGGTATGCCGTTCAGCCGATCCACATGATAAACGGCTGAGAGCTTCTGCCATGCTGGATATAAAAGGAAAGAAAATTATTATAGATGCAGGACCCGATTTCCGGTATCAAATGCTCCGGAGTCAGGTGAAAGACCTGCGGGCGATATTACTGACCCATGGCCATAAAGACCATATCGGTGGCTTGGATGATGTGCGGGCTTTCAATTGGGTGAAACAAGGAGCTGTCGACGTATACGGTAACGAGGGAACCCGGGAAGTTGTATACAAAGATTTCTCTTATGCCTTCGCAGCTTTCCGTTATCCCGGTGTGCCTGAAATCAACTATCATGTGATCGACGACCGGCCTTTTTACATAGATGATATTCAAGTGGTTCCTATTCCGGTTTTGCATTATAAAATGCCCGTACTGGGATTTCGGATCGGTAATTTTGCTTATATCACCGATGCAAAAACAATCCCGGCCTCTTCCATGGAACGGCTGAAGGGGGTAGAATATCTGGTAATAAATGCACTTCGCAAGGAATTGCATATGTCTCACTTCAATTTAGAAGAAGCACTTACCATGATAGCCCGTATCCAGCCTAAAAGTGCTTTTTTGACCCATATCGGTCATCAAATGGGACTTTCGGCAGAGGTATCGAAAGAGTTGCCTGTTCAGGTAAAATTAGCATACGATACCCTGGAAATTGAAATTCCTGATCGGGAGATTTTCGAAAATCGATCGTAA